In Enterobacter cloacae, the following are encoded in one genomic region:
- the gmk gene encoding guanylate kinase translates to MAQGTLYIVSAPSGAGKSSLIQALLKTQPLYDTQVSVSHTTRQPRPGEVHGEHYFFVNHDEFRAMISRDAFLEHAEVFGNYYGTSRETIEQVLATGVNVFLDIDWQGAQQIRKKMPDSRSIFILPPSKDELDRRLRGRGQDSEEVIAKRMEQAVAEMSHYAEYDYLIVNDDFDAALSDLKTILRAERLRMSRQKQRHDALITKLLAD, encoded by the coding sequence ATGGCTCAAGGCACGCTTTATATTGTTTCTGCCCCTAGTGGCGCGGGTAAATCCAGCCTTATTCAGGCACTGTTAAAAACCCAACCGTTGTACGACACACAGGTTTCTGTTTCTCACACCACGCGTCAGCCGCGTCCGGGTGAAGTGCACGGTGAACACTATTTCTTTGTGAATCACGACGAATTCAGGGCGATGATTAGCAGAGATGCGTTTCTTGAACACGCGGAAGTTTTCGGTAACTACTACGGTACCTCGCGTGAAACCATTGAGCAGGTTCTGGCAACAGGCGTGAATGTGTTCCTGGATATCGACTGGCAGGGCGCACAGCAGATTCGCAAGAAAATGCCTGATTCGCGCAGTATCTTTATTTTACCGCCATCGAAAGACGAGCTGGATCGCCGTCTGCGTGGCCGTGGCCAGGACAGCGAAGAAGTGATCGCGAAGCGTATGGAACAGGCAGTTGCAGAAATGAGCCATTACGCGGAATATGATTACCTTATTGTGAATGATGATTTTGATGCCGCGCTGAGCGATCTCAAAACCATTCTTCGCGCAGAACGCCTGCGTATGAGCCGCCAGAAGCAGCGACATGACGCATTAATCACCAAACTGTTGGCAGACTGA
- the ligB gene encoding DNA ligase B — protein sequence MWRWISGLLLLWCGYGVAVCPVWSQAKAEKEISALSAQIKRWDDVYWKQGVSEVNDEVYDQLNARLKQWQHCFGSELSGETLPALAGSVKHPVAHTGVHKVASKDELRQWMHTRRNLWMQPKVDGVAVTLVYRNGKLIQAISRGDGLKGEDWTAQVHLIPSIPQTLAGTLANSVLQGELFWLRDNHIQRQMGGMNARAKVAGAMMRQTDNSLLSQIGVFIWAWPDGPEEMQNALAELAKAGFTLTARYTQPVVSVDAVEMQRLAWQTTALPFATDGIVVRSTDEPPGEGWLPGEGGWVVAWKYSPVAQVAEVKGIQFTVGRTGKVSVVATLEPVQLDDKHVQRVSLGSVGRWQQLDIAPGDQVLVSLAGQGIPRFDKVVWRGSDRQKPQPPASDYHSLTCFYASPDCMAQFFARLTWLSSKQGLDIEGLGESGWRTLHQVHHFEHIFSWLLLTQAQLQATPGFSAARGLALWHRFNLVREQPFIRWITAMGVPLTKATLNAAGGLSWQAMSQRNAADWRALPGTGEEKARQIVNWIHAPQVDVLAKWLAEQHINGF from the coding sequence ATGTGGCGATGGATAAGCGGGTTACTGCTGTTGTGGTGTGGCTATGGTGTGGCGGTGTGCCCGGTGTGGTCACAGGCAAAAGCAGAGAAAGAAATTTCGGCGTTAAGCGCGCAAATCAAACGCTGGGATGATGTCTACTGGAAACAGGGCGTGAGCGAGGTTAATGACGAGGTTTATGATCAGCTTAACGCACGGTTAAAACAATGGCAGCACTGTTTTGGCAGTGAGCTTTCCGGGGAAACACTTCCCGCACTGGCGGGAAGCGTAAAACATCCTGTCGCCCATACGGGGGTGCATAAAGTGGCGAGTAAAGATGAGCTTCGCCAGTGGATGCATACCCGGCGCAACCTCTGGATGCAGCCCAAAGTGGATGGCGTGGCAGTGACGCTGGTGTACCGCAACGGAAAGCTCATCCAGGCCATCAGTCGTGGTGATGGGCTAAAAGGTGAAGACTGGACGGCGCAGGTTCATTTAATACCTTCAATACCACAAACCCTGGCCGGAACGCTGGCGAATAGCGTGCTTCAGGGCGAGCTTTTTTGGTTGCGCGACAACCACATCCAGCGCCAGATGGGCGGGATGAATGCACGCGCAAAAGTGGCGGGTGCGATGATGCGGCAAACGGATAATTCGCTTCTGAGCCAGATCGGCGTGTTTATCTGGGCCTGGCCGGATGGGCCGGAAGAGATGCAGAACGCGCTGGCTGAGTTAGCAAAAGCAGGATTTACCCTGACGGCACGTTATACCCAACCTGTAGTGTCTGTTGATGCTGTGGAGATGCAGCGTTTAGCGTGGCAAACCACCGCGTTACCCTTTGCCACGGATGGCATTGTGGTGCGTTCTACTGATGAACCACCGGGTGAAGGCTGGTTACCCGGGGAGGGAGGCTGGGTCGTTGCGTGGAAATATTCACCTGTCGCACAGGTGGCTGAGGTGAAAGGGATCCAGTTTACTGTGGGGCGAACGGGAAAGGTGTCCGTTGTGGCAACGCTGGAACCGGTGCAACTGGATGATAAGCATGTGCAGCGGGTGAGTCTGGGGTCGGTGGGGCGTTGGCAACAGCTGGATATTGCTCCTGGCGATCAGGTGCTGGTGAGCCTGGCCGGACAGGGGATTCCCCGGTTTGACAAGGTGGTCTGGCGTGGGTCGGACAGACAAAAACCGCAGCCTCCGGCCTCTGATTATCATTCGCTGACCTGCTTTTATGCCTCGCCGGACTGTATGGCGCAGTTCTTTGCCCGGCTGACGTGGCTCAGTTCAAAACAAGGGCTGGATATTGAAGGGTTGGGGGAGTCAGGCTGGCGAACACTTCACCAGGTACACCATTTTGAGCATATCTTTTCATGGTTGTTATTAACGCAGGCGCAGCTTCAGGCCACGCCGGGTTTTTCTGCCGCACGCGGGTTAGCGCTCTGGCATCGTTTTAATCTGGTGCGTGAGCAGCCCTTTATCCGCTGGATCACGGCGATGGGGGTTCCGCTAACCAAAGCGACGCTGAATGCTGCAGGAGGGCTGTCGTGGCAAGCGATGAGTCAGCGTAATGCCGCTGACTGGCGTGCTTTACCGGGAACGGGAGAGGAGAAGGCGCGGCAAATCGTGAACTGGATCCACGCGCCCCAGGTTGATGTGCTGGCTAAGTGGCTGGCTGAGCAGCACATCAACGGGTTCTGA